CCCGACTGGAGCGAGGAGATGACCGAAGAGGAGTACGCGGGCTACCTCTGGGCGGTCCAGAACGTCGTTCGACAGCTCCGCGGCATGGAGAAGCCGTCGATCGCCGCAGTCGGCGGCCCGGCGGTCGGTGCGGGCTGTGACTTCGCGCTGGCATGTGACCTGCGCGTTATCGGCCCCGACGGGTTCCTCCGCGAGGGGTTCGTCCGCGTCGGCCTCGTCCCCGGCGACGGCGGCTCGTGGCTCCTCCCCCGGCTCATCGGCGAGGCGAAGGCCAAGGAGTACCTCCTCACCGGCAACGACATCACGCCGGAGGACGCCGTCGACCTCGGCCTCGCGGTCGACGTCGCCGACGACCCCGTCGAACGCGCGTCCGAATTGGCAGATGACCTCCTCGAGCTCCCCGCGCTGGCCGTTCGTCGGACCAACGCGCTCGTCGATCCGGAGCAATCGTTCGAGGAGTACTGCGAGCGAGCGATCGCGTACCAGTGGGAGTGCGTCAACGACCCCGAACACGCGGAAGCGATCGCGGCGTTCGGTGAGGGCCGCGAACCCGAGTTCGATCGCGACTATTCCTGACTCGCCTCAGGCGAGATCCCGCAGTCCCTCCTGTTTCAGGCTCGCCGCGATCTGATTCTTCTGAACCTCGTCGGTCCCGGCGGCGAGTCGACGCCCCCGCGCGAGCCGGTAGAGGTACTCGAGGGGGTGGCCCCGCTGGTAGCCGTTCGCGCCGTGGACCTGCAAGGCCTCGCTGACGACGCGCTCGACCATCTCGCTGGCCTGGAGTTTGGCCATCGACGCGTCGCGACGATCAGGAATCCGTCCCCGCTCGTGAGCCCGCGCCGCCGCCTGATGGGTGAGCGCCCGCGAGGCCTCGAGGTCGGTCGCGGCGTCGGCCAGCTTCCACTCAATCCCCTGAAACTCCCCGATCGGCTGGTCGAACTGCTCGCGCTGGTCAGCGTAGTCGAGGGCCTTCTCGAGCGCACAACTGGCATAGGTGTTCGCGAGCGTCGCGCTTCCCAGGCGCTCCCAGTTGAGCGCTCGGAGCTGGTTCCTGAACCCGTCCGGGCCGCGGGTGACGACGTTTTCCTCGGGCACGGTCACGTCCTCCATCACGAAGTGGGTCTGGTGGTGGCCCGCCATGTTCTCGTAGTGCTGTTGGATCTCGACGCCGTCCCAGTCGAACTCGACGATGACCGAGCCCAGCCCCTCGGGGAACTTCGTCCAGACGAGTACCGCGCTCGAGTGTTCGACGTTGCTCACCCACGTCTTCTCGCCGTCGAGCACCAGTTTCGAATCCGCCTCCTCGATCCGCGTCCCCATCGACCCGACGTCGGAGCCGGCCTCCGGCTCGGAGATGCCGATCGCGATACTGTCCTCGCCGGCGAGGACCGGCGGCAGGTATCGTTCTTTGGCGTCGTCGGTGCCGAACAGTTCGATGGCGCGCGGCGCGACGAGCGTCTGATTGTAGAGGAACTCCGCGGTATCGGGACAGACGCGGCCGACGGCCTCGATAGCGAGGATGGCGTCGAGTTCAGTCATCCCACCGCCGCCGAACTCCTCGTCGAAGTTGACGCCGAGAAAACCCCGATCGGCCAGCAGTCGCACGTTCTCCCACGGCGGTTCGCCGTCCCAGTCGAACGCCCGCTCGGCGAACTCGCGGTCCGCGATGTCTTCCAGCGACGAGACGAGCAGCTCCTGCTCGGGGCTGAGCGAGATCATGCGTCATGATATCGCGGCGTCCGATATCAATGTACGGACCTGGACCCGCTGCCGCGACGGAGCGACTCGCGTGCCGATACCGCCTCGAAGTGCCTCAACACCAATTCTTATGTGCGAATTTCGCCATTCATTCCGTAGTTCAGCACAGCTATGAGCAAACTCACGTCCATGCACGACGCCGTCAGCGACGGCGTCTCCGACGGTGATAGCGTCTATCTCGCGGGGTTCACACACCTCATCCCGTTCGCGGCGGGACACGAGATCATCAGACAGGAGAAACGCGACCTCGAGCTGATCAGGGCCACGCCGGACCTGGTCTACGATCAGCTGATCGCCGCCGGCTGTGCGCGAAAAGCGACGTTCTCGTGGGCCGGCAACCCGGGCGTGGGGAGTTTGCCGGCGTTCCGCCGGGCGGCCGAGGACGGGATTCCGACCGAACTCGAACTCGAGGAGTACACGCACTTCGGGCTGATTGCCGCCCTCGACGCGGGCGCGTCCAACTTGCCCTTCGCCCCGCTGCGGGGATTCATCGGTTCGGACCTGCCCGAGCACAACGACAATATCGCTCGCGTGGAGAGTCCGTTCGACGACGACTACGTCTACGCCGTGGCTCCGATCGAGCCGGATGTAGCGGTTATCCGGGCCCAGCGGGCCGACGAGTCCGGTAACGCACACCTCTGGGGGATCCAGGGCGAAGTGAAGATCGCCGGGCTGGCCGCCGACACGGTAATCCTCTCGGTGGAAGAGCTCTGCTCCGAGGAAACGATTCGCAGCGATCCGAACCGGACGGTCATCACGAGCGACGACGTCGATCACGTCGTCCACGACCCCTACGGATCGCATCCGTCGTACGCGCAGGGCTACTACGGGCGGGACAACGAGGCGTACATCGAGTGGGCCGAGATCGCGAGCGACGTCGACCGCGTCGAGGCGTGGCTCGACGAGTGGGTCTACGGCGTCGAGAACCGACGGGAGTACGTCGAAAAGCTCGGCGTCGACAGGCTGCTCGACCTGCAGCCGGATCGCTCGTACGCGACGCCCGTCGACATGGGGGCGTACCGATGATCGATCCACCGTGGAGCGGACGAACGACCGCAGTCCGCTCGAGCGCTCGCGAGAACGGCAGCGCCGACCGATCGAACGAATCCACGGAGGCAATCCAATGAACTACACGAAGAGCGAACTGATGGTGGTCGCGGCCGCGAGGGAACTCGAGAACGACGATTCGGTCCTCGTCGGGATTGGCAAACCGAACCTGGCGTGTAACGTCGCCAAACGAACGCACGCGCCGGATCTGCAGATGGTCTACGAGTCGGGGACGATCGGCTCGAACCCGTCGTCGCCGCCGCTCTCGATCGGCGATCCGGTGCTCGCGTCCGGGGCGGTCTCGATCGAACCGATGCGGAACAATTTCAATTACCAGCTGCAGGCCGGCCGTCTCGACGTCGGCTTCCTCGGCGGCGCACAGATCGACAAGAACGGCAACATCAACTCGACGGTTATCGGCGACTACGACGATCCGGACGTTCGACTGCCGGGCAGCGGCGGGGCCTGCGAGATCGCGTGCCACGTCGGCCGCACGCTGATGATCACGCCGCACTCGGCGCGGCGGTTCCCCGAGGAGGTGGACTTCATCACGAGTCCGGGCTACGTCGACGGCCGTGAGGGTCGGAAGAAGCTCGGCCTCTCCGGCGGTCCAGAGGCGGTCATCACCGACCTCGCCGTCTGCCGATTCGACGAGCGCGGGGAGATGTACGTCGCCGCGCTTCACCCGAACGCGACGCGCGAGGAGGTGCAGGCCGAGACCGGGTGGGAGATCGAGTTCGCCGACGATCTAGAGACGACGCCGGAGCCGAAAGAAGAGGAACTCAGGCTGATCCGCGAGGATCTCGATCCGGACGAGATGTACACCGACCAGGCCGAGTGAGCGCGAGCTTACGTTTCGCGAGGGAGCGGCGACCCGCTTGGCGTCTCGTTACGGGCGAAGCGTGATCTTGATCCCCTCGCGCTGTCGGGTCGCTTCGAAGGCCTCCTCGTAGTCTTCGAGGGGGAACGACGGGCCGAGCGCCGGCGAGAGGTCGGTATCGGCCGCGATCGCGATCGCGCGTCGCCAGCTCGAGTCCCGACGCCCGTAGACCGTCGTGATCGAGACGCCGCGCCGAACGAGACGAGTGAGGTCGACGGGCACCGTCTCCGCGCCGTGGAAGATGCCGATCTGAACGAGTTCGCCGCCCCGGCGGGTCGAGGACGCGGCGAGCGAGAATGCGTCCGGGTGGCCGGCCGCCTCGATGAAGACGTCGACGTCTTCCTCGAGTCCGTCTTCGACGTCGTCGGTGACGACCGTCCGGGTCGCGCCGAGTTGTCGGGCGAGCGGGAGCCGGTCCCCGCGGTCCGCGTCGGTCCCGGCGACGGTGATCGAACTCGCCCCGCCCGCGACTGCGGCGACGAGCGCGCCGATTCCGACCGGTCCGGGGCCGGTGATCGCGACGCTGTCGCCGGGCTCGAAGCCGGATCGCTCGATCCCGTGGACGGCGAGTCCGAGGAGCTCGAGGAAGACCCCTTCGTCCGCGCTCAGCGAGCCGATCGGGTACATCGTCTCGCGGGGGACGACGGCGTACTCCGCGAGCGCGCCGTCGAGTTCGGTATCGAGCCCGAGGATGCGCCGGTCCGGACAGATCGCGAACGAGCCCGACCGGCAGCACCGACAGTGGCCGCAGCCGACGATGGGTTCCACCGCGACGCGCTCGCCCGTCGCGACGCCGTCTACGTCGGGCCCGGTCGCATCGACTGTGCCGGCGAACTCGTGACCGAACAACTGGGGTAACGCGTCGGCGTAGTGGCGTTTGCTTTCGTGCCAGTCGTAGATCAGCGCCTCCGCACCGCCGTCGATCCCGACCGACTCGACGCGAATTCGGACCTCCCCAGGTCCCGGTTCGGGGACGGGAACCGACTCGAGGTCCATTCCGGGTTCGGGCGACGTCTTCACGAGCGCAGTCATTCGGTCCGTCGCGTTCGATGTCACGTCCGGGGCGACGCGGCCGACGGACATATAGCTCACGCGGAGCACCGTCGATGGAAGAGAATCGGCCCGGTTAGCAGCCGGCCGTCACAGTCCCGTAACGATAGCGTACGCGGCAGTGAACAGCGCGAACCACAGCAGCGTCCGGAAGAACAGTTTGCTGTAGATGTCCTTCCCGGGCATCAGTTCGTGGAACCGCCGCTCGGCGTCGAGGAGCTGGCCGACGGGACCCGGTCGTTCGTCACTCATACCAATACTCTCGATCGGTCACGCCTCGAGCGTTTCGATGAGTTCGACGACGTAGCCTTCGGGGTCGGCCACGAACGCGATCCGGACTCCCTTGTCCTCGAGGGTTCGCGGTTCGTCGACGATCTCGCCGTCGTAGCGGTCGACGAGCTCGTCGACGGTCCCGTCCACGTCGTCGACGCCGACGGCGAGGTGATCGATCCCGGCCGGTTCAGGGTTCCGCTCGGTGTCGTCGTGTTTGAACTGGATTTCCGCGTCGCTCTCCCCGCCGATGTACGTGTTCGTCACGCCGTCGAGATCGAACTCGCGGGTGCGCTCGAGTCCGAGCCCGTCGCAGTAAAACGACAGTTGTGCCTCGATGTCGTCGACCCAGACGGCCGTGTGCAGAACGTCCATGCTACGTATCACCAATGATCGAGATAAAAACGTACCGTTGCTGCCCGGGGACTCGAGCGAGCCCGCCGACGGTCGGCGGGCTATCGTTGTGATACGGACCGTGCCGGCGTTCGAGTAACTGCTGCCACGATACGGAACGAGCTGGATCGCTCGAGTGCGGTCACTTTCTCCTAAAGCTTTACACTGCCACCCGACACACACTCCCTCTATGAAGGTCAATGAGGCGATTATCGACTGTCTAACCGAGAACGAGATCGGCACCCTGTTCGGTATTCCCGGCAAGCAGTCGCTGCCGCTGAACGAGTCGATCAGCGAGCGCGACGACATCCGGTTCGTCATGGCTCGCCACGAGACCGCCGTCTCCCACCAGGCGTGGGGGTACGCGGAAACGAGCGGCGAAATGGCGGGGACGGTCGTCATCCCCGGGCCTGGCGATATGAACGCGATGAACGGGCTGAAGAACGCGCTGAACGACTGTACGCCGCTCGTCCACATCGCCGTCGAGACCGAACCGGAGATCCGCGGCGGCGACGGGATTCACGAAACGCCCCCGGACACCTACGACAACGTCGTCAAGGAGAACATCACCGTCGAGACGCCACAGAGCACCGTCGCGGAACTCCAGCGGGCGATCGACGCCGCACGGACCGCCCCGAAAGGTCCCGTACGGGTCGGGATTCCGAAGAACTTCCTCAAGATGGACGTCTCGCTCGCCGAACGGGGCGACGTCGAGCCCCAGTCGTTCAGCGGCGTTCCCGAGGGGAAAGTCGACGCCGCGGCGGACCTCCTCGCGGACGCGTCGAACCCGATCATCGTCGCCGGCGGCGGCGTTCGAGCGGGCGAGG
This portion of the Natrinema salinisoli genome encodes:
- a CDS encoding CoA transferase subunit A; amino-acid sequence: MSKLTSMHDAVSDGVSDGDSVYLAGFTHLIPFAAGHEIIRQEKRDLELIRATPDLVYDQLIAAGCARKATFSWAGNPGVGSLPAFRRAAEDGIPTELELEEYTHFGLIAALDAGASNLPFAPLRGFIGSDLPEHNDNIARVESPFDDDYVYAVAPIEPDVAVIRAQRADESGNAHLWGIQGEVKIAGLAADTVILSVEELCSEETIRSDPNRTVITSDDVDHVVHDPYGSHPSYAQGYYGRDNEAYIEWAEIASDVDRVEAWLDEWVYGVENRREYVEKLGVDRLLDLQPDRSYATPVDMGAYR
- a CDS encoding enoyl-CoA hydratase/isomerase family protein, yielding MPEDIRYETAGGIATITIDRPDVHNAFRRETILELNEALREAAGDDGVYVVVLTGAEGGFCAGADVTEMPDWSEEMTEEEYAGYLWAVQNVVRQLRGMEKPSIAAVGGPAVGAGCDFALACDLRVIGPDGFLREGFVRVGLVPGDGGSWLLPRLIGEAKAKEYLLTGNDITPEDAVDLGLAVDVADDPVERASELADDLLELPALAVRRTNALVDPEQSFEEYCERAIAYQWECVNDPEHAEAIAAFGEGREPEFDRDYS
- a CDS encoding VOC family protein, with the protein product MDVLHTAVWVDDIEAQLSFYCDGLGLERTREFDLDGVTNTYIGGESDAEIQFKHDDTERNPEPAGIDHLAVGVDDVDGTVDELVDRYDGEIVDEPRTLEDKGVRIAFVADPEGYVVELIETLEA
- a CDS encoding acyl-CoA dehydrogenase family protein — encoded protein: MISLSPEQELLVSSLEDIADREFAERAFDWDGEPPWENVRLLADRGFLGVNFDEEFGGGGMTELDAILAIEAVGRVCPDTAEFLYNQTLVAPRAIELFGTDDAKERYLPPVLAGEDSIAIGISEPEAGSDVGSMGTRIEEADSKLVLDGEKTWVSNVEHSSAVLVWTKFPEGLGSVIVEFDWDGVEIQQHYENMAGHHQTHFVMEDVTVPEENVVTRGPDGFRNQLRALNWERLGSATLANTYASCALEKALDYADQREQFDQPIGEFQGIEWKLADAATDLEASRALTHQAAARAHERGRIPDRRDASMAKLQASEMVERVVSEALQVHGANGYQRGHPLEYLYRLARGRRLAAGTDEVQKNQIAASLKQEGLRDLA
- a CDS encoding CoA-transferase subunit beta, with protein sequence MNYTKSELMVVAAARELENDDSVLVGIGKPNLACNVAKRTHAPDLQMVYESGTIGSNPSSPPLSIGDPVLASGAVSIEPMRNNFNYQLQAGRLDVGFLGGAQIDKNGNINSTVIGDYDDPDVRLPGSGGACEIACHVGRTLMITPHSARRFPEEVDFITSPGYVDGREGRKKLGLSGGPEAVITDLAVCRFDERGEMYVAALHPNATREEVQAETGWEIEFADDLETTPEPKEEELRLIREDLDPDEMYTDQAE
- a CDS encoding zinc-dependent alcohol dehydrogenase yields the protein MSVGRVAPDVTSNATDRMTALVKTSPEPGMDLESVPVPEPGPGEVRIRVESVGIDGGAEALIYDWHESKRHYADALPQLFGHEFAGTVDATGPDVDGVATGERVAVEPIVGCGHCRCCRSGSFAICPDRRILGLDTELDGALAEYAVVPRETMYPIGSLSADEGVFLELLGLAVHGIERSGFEPGDSVAITGPGPVGIGALVAAVAGGASSITVAGTDADRGDRLPLARQLGATRTVVTDDVEDGLEEDVDVFIEAAGHPDAFSLAASSTRRGGELVQIGIFHGAETVPVDLTRLVRRGVSITTVYGRRDSSWRRAIAIAADTDLSPALGPSFPLEDYEEAFEATRQREGIKITLRP